One genomic region from Leifsonia poae encodes:
- a CDS encoding OsmC family protein has product MKLEHSYAIDLEWTGNRGSGTSGYKDYGRDHVVRASGKPAIDGSADRVFFGDRDRWNPEELLLAALSQCHMLSYLAEAARAGVVVVGYTDAATGVMEQTADGGGHFTSALLRPVVTIADPAQAELAASLHGPSAAKCFIAASVNFPVEHAPEVAILA; this is encoded by the coding sequence CACAGCTATGCGATCGATCTGGAGTGGACCGGCAACCGGGGGAGCGGCACCAGCGGCTACAAGGACTACGGCCGCGATCATGTCGTGCGCGCATCGGGAAAGCCGGCCATCGACGGATCGGCCGACCGCGTCTTCTTCGGCGACCGCGATCGCTGGAATCCGGAGGAGTTGCTGCTCGCCGCACTGAGCCAGTGCCACATGCTGAGCTATCTGGCCGAGGCGGCGCGGGCCGGGGTGGTCGTGGTCGGATACACGGATGCGGCCACCGGCGTGATGGAGCAGACCGCCGACGGCGGCGGCCACTTCACCAGTGCGCTGTTGCGCCCGGTGGTGACGATCGCCGATCCGGCGCAGGCCGAACTCGCGGCTTCGCTGCACGGACCGTCCGCCGCGAAGTGTTTCATCGCCGCCTCGGTGAACTTCCCCGTCGAGCACGCCCCCGAGGTCGCCATCCTCGCGTGA